The Streptomyces lienomycini sequence GCTTCAGCGGGGCGGTGACGACCCCGGCGGGCACCGGATGACGTCCGAGCAGCGGGGCGATGCACACGCCGAGCCCCGCCGCGACCAGCCCGAGCTGGGTGTGGGTCTCGGCGGCGCGGTGGCCGACGATCGGCTCGACGCCCTTGGAGCGCAGCGTGAACATCAGCCACTCGTGGCAGAACTCGCCCTCTCCCCACGTGATCCACTCGTCCTCGGCGAACTCGGCGAGGTCCACCTCGTCGCGGTCGGCGAGCCGGTGGCCGACCGGCATGGCGACGTCGGCGGGGTCGTCCAGGAGCGGCGCCTTGACCAGACCGTCGGGCAGCGGCATCGGCTTGTTGTACCAGTCGAGGACGACGGCCAGGTCGAGGTCGCCGCGCACGACGCCGTTGATGGCGCGCTCCGGCTCCAGTTCCGAGGAGCGGATGCGCAGCGCGGCGTGCTCGGCCCGCAGGGCGGCCAGCGCGGCGGGGAAGAGTCCGCGGGCCGCCGTCGGGAACGCCGCCAGCCGCAGCTCGCCCGCCACCTGTCCGCGCTGCGCCTCCAGGTCGGCCTGGGCCAGTTCGACCTGGGAGAGGATGCGGGCCGCGTGCTCGGCGAGCAGCCGTCCCGCGTCCGTGAGCCGTACGCCCCGTCCGTTCTTGGCGAGGAGCCGCTGGCCGGCCTCGCGTTCCAGCTTGGCCAGCTGCTGCGAGACGGCCGAGGTGGTGATGTGCAGTCCGGCGGCGGCGCCGCTGACCGATCCGTGCCGGGCGAGGGCGTCGAGGGTACGCAGGCGCTCCAGGTTCAACATGTAAGCGATGCTACGAGATACTCCGTGCGAAATCTCGATTGTGCTAAGAGGACAGCTGGCTCATCGTTGCCTGCATGAGTAGCAGCGTCGTGTCCCCGCCCGCAGTCCGTCGCGTCCTCGACTGGCGCCTGCGCTTCGGGCTCCTCTCCCTCGTCTGGGGCTTCAGCTTCCTCTTCATGAAGGTGGGCACCGAGAGTTTCGCCCCGTTCCAGGTCACGCTGGGGCGGCTGGCGTTCGGCACGGCCGTGGTCGCCGCGGCGATGGCGGTGAAGCGGGAGCGGCTTCCGCGCGGGGCGCGGACGTGGGCACATCTGACGGTGGCCGGGTTCCTCCTCAACGCGCTCCCCTTCTCCCTGTTCGCCTTCTCGGAGCTGACGATCCCCTCGTCCCTCGCGGGCATCTGCAACGCGACCTCACCGCTGTGGGGCATGGCCCTGTCGCTGGTCGCCCTGTCCGAGGACCGGCCGACGCGGCGCCGGGTGGCCGGCCTCGGCATCGGCTTCCTCGGCGTCCTGACGGTGCTGGGTGTCTGGCAGGGCTTCCACGGGCTCGACGTCACGGGCACGGCGCTGGCCCTGCTGGCGTCGCTGAGCTATCCGGTCGGCTGGATCTACGTCCGCCGCACCCTGGCCGGCTCCGGCCACTCCCATCTCTCCCTCACCGGGGCCCAGCTGGGTCTGGCCACGCTGCAACTGGCCGTCGTGACGCCGCTGTTCACCACGGTGCCGACCAGTTTCCCGATGCTGCCGCTGCTCTCGGTCGCGGCTCTGGGCGTCCTCGGCACGGGGATCGCCTTCCTGATCCAGTACGACCTGGTCGCCGAGGTCGGTCCGACGACGGCCCAGATGGTCACGTACTTCACTCCGGTCATCGCCACGGCCGCGGGCGTCGCACTCCTGGGCGAGTCGCTGTCCTGGTCGACCCCCGTCGGCGCGGTGATCGTCCTGGCCGGCGCGGCGCTGACCCAGTCCCGTCCCAGAACCCGCCGGGACGGCACCACGCCGGAGCCGGCCCACCGGACGGGGTCGCGGGCGCGGGCGCGACAGGGGTCGGGGGTCTGAGACCTCCCCGGCCGGTCGCCGTCGCGCAGTACGTCCGACGGAACCAGCCCGGACTCGTCCGCCAACCACCGCCGCCCGGCATCCTCATGCCCGGCACCCCTCCCGCCCCGCGGCCGTGCACCCCGGCACCCCCGCTCGGCATCCTCACCCCCGGCACCCCTCCCACCCCGCGCCCGTGCACCACCGGCACCCCCGCTCGGCATCCTCACCCCCGGCACCCCTCTGCCGCCCGACGCCCGTGCACCACCGGCACCCCTGCCGCCCGGCATCCCTACACCGGGCGTCCCGGCCCTCTGCCCCTGGCGCCCCTGCCCCCCAGCACCTCCGCCATCCCGTGCCCGCGCCCCCGGCACCCCTGCCACCCTGCCGCCCGGCGCCCGTCCCCCGGCGTCCCGACCCTTTGCCGCCCGGCGCCCGTGCCGACCGGCACCTCCCCACCGGAGCCGTCGCCGACCGGAGCCGTTGCCGAGCGCGCCGGGACCAGCACGGCGCCCGCGCGAGGCGGACGGGGCCTCGGGGCGTCAGGCGAGGGTCCGCGGCGGCCCCGACCCCGGTCCGACCGCCGCCGCGACCGCCGCCGCCAGCGGGCCGGCGTCCTCCTCCCCCAGCGTCGAGACGGTGATCCGGATGCCGGGCGGGGCGCTCAGCCGGAAGCGGGCGCCGGGGGCCACGGCCCAGCCGGCGTGCAGGAGACGGGCGACGGCGCCGGTCTCGTCCGGCACCGGGATCCACGCGTTCAGGCCGCTGCGCCCGTACGCGGCGACCCCGTGTTCCGCGAGGGCGCCGAGAAGCGCGTCCCGGCGTCGTCCGTACACGCCCGCCGCGCGGGGGCCCGCCGGACCGTCCGCCCACAGCCGGGCCACGGCCCGCTGGGTGATGCGGCTGACCCAGCCGGGGCCGAGCCGCTGGCGCCCGCGCACCCGGTCGAGCGTCACGGGGTCCCCGGTGAGCACGGCAAGCCGCAGGTCGGGGCCGCATGCCTTGGCGGCCGAGCGGACGAAGGCCCAGTGGGATGTCGTACCGGCGAGGGGATGCAGGGGAAGGTCGACGATGCCGTGGCCGTGGTCGTCCTCGATGAGCAGCGTCCCCGGGTGGTCGCGCAGTACGGACCGCAGGGCACGCGCGCGTGCCGGGCCCACCGCCGCGCCCGTCGGGTTCTGCGCGCGGTCCGTGACCACCAGGGCACGGGCCCCGGCCGCCAGGACCCGGCGTACGTCCTCGGGCAGCGGCCCCTGGTCGTCGACCCCGACGGCGACCGCGCGCAGCCCGAGCGCGGGGACGAGGTCGAGGAGGCTGCCCCAGCCCGGGTCCTCGACGGCGACGGCGTCACCGGGCTTGAGATGGGCCGCGAGGACCCGCTCCATCGCGTCCAGCGAGCCGGACGTCACCGCCACGGGCCCGTCCGGCACACCGTCGGCGTCCAGCTCGGCCCGTGCGACGGCCGCCAGTTCGGGGTCCACGGGGGCGTGCCCGTACAGCACGGGTTCGCGGTCGCCCTGTTCGGCCGCGGCGGCGAACACGGGGCCCAGCGCGGGCAGCAGCGCCGGGTCGGGATTGCCGTCGGACACGTCGCGCACGCCCTCGGGCACCGAGACGCGGATGAACTCCCGCCCGGTGGTGGCCGGTTTCGCGCGCACCCGGCTGCCCCGCCGCCCGGCCGTCTCGATGACGCCGCGCTCGCGCAGGGTTCGATAGGCGACGGCGACGGTGTTCGGGTTCACCCCCAGCCGCTGCGCCAACTCCCGCATGGGCGGCAGGGACTGCCCCGGCTCCAGCTCCCCCGAGCCCACCGCACGCTCGACGCTCGCGGAGATCTCCGCTGCGCCCCGCCCTGTGATCCGATACTCTCCTAGCACAAAAACAATTATGCACTAGTGCAATGGAGAGTGCCATGCAGGGGACCACGGGGACGCCGTCGCAGCCCGCCGACACCTACCCGCCCACCGAACGCACCGTCCCGACCCGCTCCCCCGAGCGGGCCGCTTACGACAAGGAGCTGGT is a genomic window containing:
- a CDS encoding aminotransferase class I/II-fold pyridoxal phosphate-dependent enzyme, producing MLGEYRITGRGAAEISASVERAVGSGELEPGQSLPPMRELAQRLGVNPNTVAVAYRTLRERGVIETAGRRGSRVRAKPATTGREFIRVSVPEGVRDVSDGNPDPALLPALGPVFAAAAEQGDREPVLYGHAPVDPELAAVARAELDADGVPDGPVAVTSGSLDAMERVLAAHLKPGDAVAVEDPGWGSLLDLVPALGLRAVAVGVDDQGPLPEDVRRVLAAGARALVVTDRAQNPTGAAVGPARARALRSVLRDHPGTLLIEDDHGHGIVDLPLHPLAGTTSHWAFVRSAAKACGPDLRLAVLTGDPVTLDRVRGRQRLGPGWVSRITQRAVARLWADGPAGPRAAGVYGRRRDALLGALAEHGVAAYGRSGLNAWIPVPDETGAVARLLHAGWAVAPGARFRLSAPPGIRITVSTLGEEDAGPLAAAVAAAVGPGSGPPRTLA
- a CDS encoding DMT family transporter; the protein is MSSSVVSPPAVRRVLDWRLRFGLLSLVWGFSFLFMKVGTESFAPFQVTLGRLAFGTAVVAAAMAVKRERLPRGARTWAHLTVAGFLLNALPFSLFAFSELTIPSSLAGICNATSPLWGMALSLVALSEDRPTRRRVAGLGIGFLGVLTVLGVWQGFHGLDVTGTALALLASLSYPVGWIYVRRTLAGSGHSHLSLTGAQLGLATLQLAVVTPLFTTVPTSFPMLPLLSVAALGVLGTGIAFLIQYDLVAEVGPTTAQMVTYFTPVIATAAGVALLGESLSWSTPVGAVIVLAGAALTQSRPRTRRDGTTPEPAHRTGSRARARQGSGV
- a CDS encoding LysR family transcriptional regulator, producing the protein MLNLERLRTLDALARHGSVSGAAAGLHITTSAVSQQLAKLEREAGQRLLAKNGRGVRLTDAGRLLAEHAARILSQVELAQADLEAQRGQVAGELRLAAFPTAARGLFPAALAALRAEHAALRIRSSELEPERAINGVVRGDLDLAVVLDWYNKPMPLPDGLVKAPLLDDPADVAMPVGHRLADRDEVDLAEFAEDEWITWGEGEFCHEWLMFTLRSKGVEPIVGHRAAETHTQLGLVAAGLGVCIAPLLGRHPVPAGVVTAPLKQRVRRHVYVVWRADADRRPSIRAAVDALRATARQVGEAG